CAACATCCGCTCGCGTAGATGAAAGAAGGCAACGGTGTAGGCTATCACATACCAGGCCGACAACAATATCATGACGATCAACAACCAGGAAAGCAGTGTTGCCATAGATAACCCCGTGATACTTGCCAGTGCTATCCGTATGATAGCACACCAGCAGTCATCAATATCAATCTTGACCAGAACTTATTTCACAAAGCTGCACTGTCGTCCTACCAGCCTTGCACCCAGGCGCATGAACGATTACCGATCACCAAAGCCTTGCCTATCCTGCTCCCAATCTGTCGGCTTAGCTGCGGGGATGGATGACGACCATCTCCGGTGCTATCACGCACTGGATTGATTGCCTTGCCCGTGCGTGATGCACATGTCGCAGCATTTGGAGTGCGGTAGCCAGGCTGCCGCGTCAGCCGTGATCACGATCCGGCGCGTGCCTGACGTTGACCCTGCTGGTAACGGAGATGCTGAGTGTGATCGTCACGATTATGGGGTCTGTCAGTAGTTCATGAGATAACTTCTACACACACCCGACATCGAGCACGGTGAGTGCGGAAATGTGGCTTGCGCACGCCAAACCAGGAAACCTACACGATGTCCCATCCAGCGCGTGATTACGCTGCGAATGAGCGACAGCGTTTACTCCTTTCTTCATCTCAGGTACGTTGTAAACGTTCATCAGCCTGTGTTGCTGTCACCGTAGCACAGCTTTACGTTCAGCCCCTGACGAGGAGTGCACGACGCCTGTGTTATAATCAGCCGGCGGCACTTCAAACGGCGCATGGAGTTCAACTGTATGGACAAGCGACCCAGTATCAGCGTCTTTTTTCCCGCCTGCAATGATGCCGGTACAATTGGTAGTATGGTGGTTGCAGCTATCGAGACGCTGGAAGAAATTACCGATGATTACGAGGTGATTGTTGTCGAGAATGGAAGTACTGACTACACGGTTGATGTTCTCGAATCACTGGCAAAGCGCTATGATCGGCTGCGCGTGTACACACATCGCCAGGCGTTAGGGTACGGTGGAGCGTTACGGGTTGGCTTTGCCAAAGCAACGAAAGACCTGATCTTCTACACCGACGGCGATGCGCAGTACGATCCACGCGAACTCAAGCTTCTCTTACCGGCACTGCGTGACGATATCGACATTGTGAATGGCTGGAAGATAGATCGCGGAGACCCGTTGCATCGCATTATCATCGGTCGTATCTACCACCACACGGTGAAATTTCTCTTCGGCTTTAAATTGCGCGACGTTGACTGCGATTTTCGGCTTATTCGCCGGCATGTATTCGACGATATTGAGCTGGAATCAGACAGCGGGACGATTTGCCTGGAGCTGGTGAAGAAGCTACAAGATGCCGGCTATCGCTTCGCCGAAGTACCGGTTCATCACTACCACCGCACTTACGGCAAGAGTCAGTTCTTCAACTTCCCACGGCTCTGGCGCACCTTTGTTCAACTTATTGGCCTGTGGTGGAAGCTGGTGGTACGTCGTGAGCACATGCGCAAGCGCAAAAAGCGCCTGGCACCTGAAGAGATTGCTCGCTAACTCTGAGCCAGCTCGCGTAGTCGGGATGGGTTCAACAGGGTAATGCCGGAACTATCCACGTCGAGCAGACGGGCATCGCGGAACTGATTAATGACCTTAGTCACGGTTTCGCGATACGCATTGATCATATCAGCAAGCTGTTGATGGGTGCGCCGGGGCAAGCGATTCGGTTGCGGGGCAGCCACCTGTTGCGTCTCCGACATTTCGAGGAGGACTGAAGCCAACCGGGCCGGAACTGACTTAAAGGCCACCTCCTCAATTCGTCGGCTCACGATCATACGTTGCTGGCCGAGAAGTTCAAGCATTGCCATGGCCAGCGTCCCGTCTTCAGCCATCGCTTGCAGTACCTCACTCCGGGGAACCGCCAACACCCGTACCGGCGTCAACGCTTCGGCAAAGGTATCATAGGTTGCATCACGCTCAAAGACACTCAAGCCGAACGCCTGTCGCTCTTCGACAACACGCATAGTGAGTAGCCGTCCTTCGCGTGACGCAAGATGTAACCCAACCTGACCACTCATTAGCAGGTAAAGGGTTTGTGCCGGTTGGGTCGGAGTGTAGATTGTATTGTGCCGGCGAAAGGATTGCGCCTGTCCAAAAGGGCTTAAACGATCCCAGACGATCACTTCCGCTTCTTGCAGCCGTGAGGTCATTGTGGTTCCCTTTCCGTGCCCCGGTGTTCGGTCGGAATTGTGTTTCTGCATTGCTTTTGTATTGTACCATAAGGTTTCGGTAGGTGCTGCCCAAGAAAATAAGCGTTGGTATAATATTTCTATGCATAACGATTACAGGCTTCGCCACAACCGATTGCTATTCATCTTGATCATGTTGAGCGTCCTCCTGGCTGCATGTGCCACACTCCCCCCACCGACGCCAACGGCAACGATGCTGCCTACAGCCACGCTCCCACCAACGGCAACCCCACTTCCCCGTGGTGGTACACTGAGCATACGAATTGCTGCTCCTGTTACCGATCTGCGCCCCTGGCAGCCACGTTCTCGTGGTGAAGAACATCTGATCAGTCTGCTCTACAGTGGTTTGATGCGTCTCGATGCCGATCTGTGGCCAAACCCCGATCTGGCTGAGCGGCTTGACATTGATGTCGATGGACGACGATTGACGTTTACGCTCCGTCAGAACGTGTACTGGCACGACGGTGAACCGCTGACGGCTGCCGATGTGCTCTTCACATTGGAAGCGCTGCGCAGTCTGCCCGAAACCAGTACTGCCCTCCTGGCCGACCTGCGCTACATTGCTGCGGCGTCTGCCCCTGATGAACGCACGGTCGTGATTGAGTTGCGCAGCCGCTATGCGCCGATGCTGAGTCTGCTAGCCGTTCCTATCTTACCCCGTCACCTGTTTGCCGGGCGTGATGTGAGTCAGATCAATTTTCTTGATCAGCCGATTGGGAGCGGCCCTTTTCGTCTGCGGGAACGGCAGGCCGATGGCAGTCTGGTGCTGGAACGACACGATCAGTATCATCACGGCTCACCACTCCTCGATCAGGTGATGCTGACAGTCATGCCGGAAACAGCGACAGCTCAGCAAGCCCTTCGTGATGGGCAATTGTTGGTGGCCGAACTGCCCTGGGGTGCCCAGGATGCGCTCGTTGATGTCACAACCTTGCGTAATGGCAGTATTCCCGAAAATGGGGTCTATTTTCTGGCCTTCAATTTGCGTCCCGGTCGTCCGTTTGCCGATGTGCGCCTGCGGCAGGCGCTGGCAACGGCTATCGATTTGCCGCGCCTGGTGGAGACGGCAACCAAGGGGGTGGGGGTGCCGGTCGGCAATGGCGCCTTGCCGGGTAGCTGGGCCGATCTGACGCCGCCACTGCCGGCTGGCGACCTGCCGGCTGCACGCGAGATACTTGATGCCGCCGGTTGGGTATTGCCTCCCGGTGCAACAATCCGCCAACGGGAGGGAGTACCGCTGATCGCCCGCCTCTACGTTCGGAACGATGATGAACGGCGATTGGTGGCTGCCCGTCGCATCGCCGAAATTGCTGCCAGCATCGGTATCCAGATTGTCGTAGAACCGGCTGATTTCGCAACCGTCATTCTGGCACGCTACGTGGCACCATACGATTTCGACCTCTTGCTGGGAAGCTGGTTGAACGGCGCCGGTGATCCGAACTTTGCCGATACGATGTTCTACGACCCCGATGATTTTGCGCTCTTCCATTCCAGTCAGCTTGAACAGGGGCCGGGTGACACCCGTGCTACCCGCAATTTTGTTGGCTTCAACGATCCGGTGTACGACGAGCAGGCACTGATTGCCCGTCAGCTCTACGGTCGTGAGGAACGGCGCAGTGCAATTGCCCAGACCCAGGCTCGCCTGGCCAGTGAATTGCCTTACCTCTACTTATGGGTTGATCGCACCGCAGTCGTGATCAACACACGGGTACAAACGCTTGACGGGCCGGTTGATCTGACGACACCGCGCTACTTGTGGAATATTGAACGCTGGTACCTTCAGTAACCCGGTAAACAGGTTAGCGGTGGAGGTCGCATGAAAAATCCCTTCGCTGAGCGCGGACGGATTACCGATCCGGGCAAATTTGTTGGTCGCTGGCGCGAGCTGGGAGCGGCATGTGAACAACTCGAACGCCGTCGCCCACTCTTGCTGTACGGGCCGAGCGGGAGTGGTCGATCATCGCTGTTGACGCACCTGGCACAGGCCGCTGGAGCAGTGCTGGAAATCCCCAATCTGAACGCCTTCTACCTTGATCTTTCCCTGTTGCCTGATGCGGCGACAACGTATGGTCTGATCGTTCGTGCTCTGGGGGGGAGTGAACCAACGATTGCGGCTTTGGAACAGCGTCTGGCGGCCAGTGGCAGGCCGGTCTTGATCTGTCTCGATGGGGTCGAGGCCGCGATTGCCGCCGGTTGGGGTGAAGACCTGCTCGAACGATTGGGCCGCCTGGCCCGGCGAAGTGCGCCCGGCTACCACGGAGTAGCCGGGCCAACCGGGCAAACGCTGGCATACGATCTGATGGTTGTCGGGGCCATCCGTGGCACACCACCCATGCTGAGTGAACCATTCGCCACGGTGCGGCTAGGGCCATTGAGCTTCGCCGAAGCGCGCCTTTTGCTCGATAGCTACCTCGAAGAAGGTGAGCGTCTGTTTAGTGCTGATGAAGTACGCGAGTTGATGACGCTGAGTGCCGGTCAGCCGGCCTTTTTGCAGCGTGCGGCCTACCATCTCTACGAGACGCGCCGGCGGCCAACATACCGCTGGCGGAAAGCGTACCGGGCCGAGCTACGCGAACATCCACCGCTCGATAACCCCTTACCACCTGCTATTTTCGAGACAGACGAAGACGATGACGACGAAACTGATGATACGTTACCCGAACAGCTAGAGAGGGCAACGCCGGTGCGCCGTCGTCTGCGGGCCAGTCATCCGCCCGGTGACGATTTGCGTCCGCTGTTGGCAGCCGTTGGGCCGTTGCTGGCCGGTCTGATCAGTTTTCAGGCCAGTAGTTCCTGGCCGGTAGGTATCGCAATTGGTGCCGCAGGTTATCTGGCCGTGATCGCCTGGAACTGGCGCCGGAGCGAGTAGACGCATCTATATCGTTGACAGGCCGTGTACCGGCACACATTCTAATCACTGGCAAGCTTGTGTGGAGTGAACACGCCAGCCGGAAAACTACAGGCAATCAGCTCTTCAACCAGCCCGCGACGTGAGCCGTTGCAATTGATTTTACGACTGGCCAGCACAACATCGACCCGGCAGGCGTTGGCGTACAACTGATGTGCCAGGGTTGTTGATGAATTCGAGAGCATCACGAAACAATTCCGCGCTGCCAGTTGATGAAAGACCAGGGCAAGCCGACGCTGTTCACCCTCATCGAAGCCGCGTCGTGTGTAACTGGTAAAGGAAGCGGTACTGCTTACCGGCACATACGGCGGATCGAAGTAGACAAAATCACCCGCCTGAGCCTCATCGAGGACAGCCGCGAAATCGGCCACCCGCAGATCAACATTGCGTAAGGCCCGACTCACCTCACGGAGATTATCGCTGTCTACAATCTGCGGATTCTTGTAATAGCCGAAGGGGGCGTTGAACTGCCCCTTATTGTTCAGGCGATAGAGACCATTGTAGCAGGTGCGATTGAGAAAGATGGTGCGGGCTGCACGTTCCACCCGTGAGCGACGAGCAAAATCTGGTTGGCGATCCCAACTGCGAATATCGTAGAAGAAATCACGGTCGGTCGCATACGGGCGCAGACGATGCAGCAGTTCAATCAGATCCTCAACCTCATCACGAACAGCAATGTAACAGTCGATCAGTTCCGCGTTGAGGTCGCTCAGCATGGCCCCGTGTCGCAACAGACCATTGTTCCAGAGGTAAAAGAAGAGTGCGCCACCACCGACAAACGGCTCGTGATAGCGGCCAAAACGCTCTGGAATGCGCCGCGAAAGCTCTGGCAAGAGCTGACTTTTCCCACCAGCCCACTTGAGGAATGGACGCGCAGGCACACAAGGCTCCTCGCCAAACCTGCCAGACCAGGCAGGTTCGACTCCCATATGCGGTTATTGAGAATTGGATTATAACATATCGCATAGAAGAGCTATGTGCAAAACGGCCACGGCCTGATCTGGCGTCGGGTTGGTTTGGGTCGAGATTACAGGCATCTCGGTCATCGGTATTTCTTGATGATATAGTAGCGATCTCGTGGTAATTTCTTCCCTGGACTTGGAGCGGAAATGGGTTCATGCAGGCCAAACTGGCAGAGATAATATCAAATGTTGGCTTCCATCGCACCTGACGTCACACCGTTATCACACACTTCTAACGAACAGGAACCAGACCCGGTCATCTACCCGCATATCGCCCATCCTGGCAGTTGCACAACCTATCAATCCCCGCACCAGCGGCAAGAAGCCTCTCAAGCTCTTGCCCGACCAGAGCCTGGAGGTGGTCGTTAGATTGACCCAACCGGTGCCTCATAGCTGACTGAGCGCACCAATCGTCGAATCTACTCACAACCTGGTGATATCTATCTCTGAATACTAACTATGCCACGCACATCGCATTCGCAGTCATGGCACGCTGTGCGTTCCTGACAATGCAACCGAACATCATTCAGTAACGAACTAACGAATTGGTAGTCTCAGCTATGATGCACATCATCTATCCTGCTATCACACACACGACGTAACGCAATAGCCTGAAAAAACAGGCTCGCTATAGATTCACGAAACAGGTTTTAGCCGCAACATTTTGTGGAAAGATTCGGACATTTATACAGAGACACAAAGGTGCAAAGAAAACCTTTGTGTCTCTGTGTAGAGATACCAGAAGATCTTGTTTTTACCCAAGACTCGCCATCCTGCTCCTGGCAACCAGATAACGTTTACACCGTCGAGAGATCCCATTCCTCATAGATTTTGGGCACATCACTGATCAATCGGCGGGTATACGGATGTTTTGGCTGCAAAATCACATCATCGGCAGAACCCCTCTCAACGAAGCGTCCACGTTCCATGATGTAGATTGTATCTGAAACATAATAGGCCAGACCAATGTCGTGGGTGATAAAAATAAGCGTCATGCCAGTTTCGCTGCGCAGCTTCATCAGATAATCCAGAATAGTTGCGCGTGAACAGGCATCGATCATGGAAGTCGGTTCATCCGCTATCAAAATTTTGGGTTTCAGGAGGAAAATGCGAGCGATCATCAAGCGCTGCATTTGTCCACCTGACAGCTCGAAGGGATATTTGTTGGTCAGCTCGGCGAACTTCAGGTTGACAAAACTGCACGCCTCCGTCATCAACTCCACCTTCTGTTCGCGCGGAAGGTTACCCCCGCCGCGCATTCGGATACAATCAAGCAGTACGGAGTCGATCTTATGGAAGATATTGTAGGAAGAGAATGGATCCTGAAAGATAGCCTGGATGTTGCGCCAGTATTCCTGCTTCTTTTTGCCGGAGCTGAGGTCGCGTTTCTTTCCCTGGAAGTAAATTTCCCCCTCAGTGGCATTGATCAGCCCTAGCAACATCTTTGCCAGAGTAGTCTTACCACTACCCGACTCACCGACAATCGAGACGATTTCTCCTTCGTGGAAATCAAAATCAACATGATCGACGGCGATCGTCTTGTGACGGCCAAAGCCGAAAATTTTGGTAACTCCTCTACCGCTCAAACACGGATTTCCCTTGCTCACCATGGTTGTATGCCCTCCTCAACTCCTCCTCTGACAAAATGCACCGATAGGCACGGCCCTGGCTTACCTCGTATAGAGGAACCGACATGACTCTGCACTCTGGCTTGACATATTTACAACGGTCAGCAAAGCGACAACCGGGTGGCGGGTTTTTGAGGTTTGGCGGTGCGCCGGGAATGGCAGTCAGCTTGGCACTGCGCAAGCCACTCTCTGGCACAAGGATCGACCCCATTAACCCTTTGGAATATGGATGGAGTGGGTCAAAGACCGTCTGTTTGGCCGTACCCTTTTCGACGATCTGCCCTGCATACATAACCATGATGTCATCGGCGACATTGTAAAGCAGCGGCAACTCATGCGTGATAAAAATCATCGCCTTGATGAAGCCACTCTCCATCATGTCGCGCAACATCTTGATAACCATCTTCTGCGAAGTAACATCTAGTGCCGAAGAGGGTTCATCAGCGATCAACACCTTTGGTGTCAGGATCACGGCCACAGCAATCACCGTGCGTTGCTTCATACCACCCGACAATTCCACCGGATATTTGTACAGCACCTCGGGCGGTAGACCGAGCCGCTCAAACAAAGCGCGGGCGTGATCAAGGATCATCTGCCTGGTCCAGCTCGGCTCATGGGCACGAATGACATCACCGATGAAGTCGATGACTTTACGTGTCGGGTTAAGCGCATTCATTGCCGCCTGCGGGATGTAGGCAATCTCTTTCCCCAGAATCGACTTGCGCACCTCATCCGGTTTCATGCCGGTAATATTCTGTCCGTCGATGATAATCTCGCCGCTAATGTAATGGAGGGGTGGAAAGTAGTAGCCCATCAGACTGAGGGCCAATGTCGATTTGCCACAGCCTGACTCACCAGCGATACCGAGAGTCTTGCCTTCCTCGATCTTCAGCGATACGCGGTCAACGGCATAGACGTCTTCCTTGTAGCGGGTGACATATTTGGTAGTGAGGTCACGGACCTCAAGCATGACTTTTCCCATCGCTTTACTCAATCTCTCAAAGCAGGGTTGAAAACCTGATCAAGACCAGTGTTCATCAGATTCATCGAGAAGGAGATCAATGCAATTGTCACGAGCACCGGCAGATAGGCCCACCATTTGCCTAGAATATGCGCCTGATAAATCATGGCCCAGTTCATCATCAACCCCAAGGTCGGTGTTTCGGTAGTGCGTGGACCAAGACCCAGGATAGATAGACCTGCCTCTGCTAAAATGCCCGATGAGACTTGCAGGATGAATGCCATCACTACATATGAGGCAATGTAGGGCAGAATATCGGTCAGAATGATACGAGGCACCGAATGGCCGGAGAGTTTCGATAAATTGACATGATCACGATTACGCAGGGAAAGTACCTGCGACCGTACAGCTCTGGCTGTCCACACCCACGAGGTCAAGCCAATTACAGCAGCAATGGTAATTGCTCCGCGCTGATCCTGACCAATACTGAACGAAATGAGAATGAGCAGCACAAACGTGGGAATAACGGTAAATAAGTTGGTTAAGAACATGATCATGTCATCAACTAGCCCACCAATATATCCTGCCAGTAGCCCTAATGTCAGGCCGATGGTAGTAGCAATCAATCCTGCAACCAGTCCGATTACCAGAGAAACCGCCGTAGCTGTCACCAGTTGGGTCAGTACGTCACGTCCAAAATTATCCGTGCCCAATGGCAGAATGCGCACATTAGCGATCTCACCCACGTTAGCGTAGTCCGTTTGTTGGATTATCGCTTTCTGCTCGAGGGCACCCGTCGCTGAGTTGGGCACAGCAATGATCGCCGGCTCCGTAGAGAGTAGCCCTTCAAGAGCAGCATCAACCCGTTGGAAATAGCGCTGCCGGGCAAAGGTCATGCCCTCTAAGCGCAGGTTCGGATCATAGTTCGCCTCCCAGAGTGCCAACAACTTTTCCGTATCGTTGGTATCGATCTCTTCTGCGGGCACCCCGAACGCGACCAGCCACTCCTTCATGGCAACACGGTCTTCCTGACGCAACCGGTTTTCAATGCGCTTGACGGCGGCGTCCTCAAGGTTAAGCGTATACAAGACCGGCGAGTTGACGGCATCGTAGACACTGACATAGATACCAGGTGGGAAGAACGTTCCCTGCCCAATGATCTGTAACGGTGGATGGCGCACGATTAAAGGGTAAACAATGACAATCAGGAGGATTGTCATCAGGATAGTGAATCCCACCACAAACTTACCAGAGCGAAAAACCTGTCGAAGTGTGTGTTGCATAAGCACTTATCCTCTCAATCAGACTGAGCCGCCTTTATACGCGGGTCGATCACGCCATATAAAATTTCGAGGATAAAGTTGGCGGTCAATACCATAAATGTGATGATCAAGGTTGCCGCAGAGATGAGCGGGTAATCCTGCCCCATAACGGCATTCAGGAGCGTTGTACCAAGACCCGGATAGCTAAAGACGATCTCCGCAATCAGCGCACCGCCCACCATCGTGCCGAGTGACAATGCCAGACCGGTTACCTGTGGCAACATGGCGTTGCGAAAGACATAAGTGACAATCTTGTCGTCTTTGATTCCCATGAAGCGAGCGAATTTCACGTAATCCGCATTCAGTTCATAAATTGACATCGAACGCATGCCAATTGCCTGCCCGCCGATGGCAATCAACACAATCGACCAGAAGGGTAGCTGGTAGTGGATAAAAGCTGACCATAGAAACGTTGGTGTCAGGCCAGGAATAAGCGTATAGCCGTAGCCTCCCGAAGTGGGAAACCACTTCAAATACACCGCAAAGATCACCAGTAAAATCACTGCCATCCCAAAAGCCGGAAAGCTGCTCAAGAAGAGTGCAGAGGGCATGAGTACCTTATCAAAGCCGCCCCGGAGATAGGCAGCCATGGCACCGAGCAAGTTTCCTAAAATCCAGCCAACAAGGATGGCTGGAAACTGCAAGATCAGTGTCCACCCAATCGACGAACCAATCACCTCGGCCACTGTGCGTGGATACTGACTAAATGAAAACCCGAAGTCACCCCGAAACACATTGCGTACGTAAATAAAAAACTGCTCGATAATCGGCTTATCGGTGCCAAACAGCTCAGTATATTGCTGATAGATTGCCTGCACACCGGTTGGATTGCTGATGCCTTGCGCCTGCCGTGCCACGATTGCGGCAACCGGATCACCTGGCATTAGACGAGGCAACGTAAAATTCAGGACGAAGGCAAAGACAAAGGTGATTACAAACCAACCGAGTTTGTTGAGAAAATATCTGATGTACCCTTTCAACGCAACCCTGCCTTCCGTTTGTCAATCCCCACCGGCTTGCTCAGAGCGAAGCCGTATTCCGGAGAACCATCTTCCAGAACAAGACCCTACATCCAAAATGCCTGGAAACACGTTTGAGCCTGTGAGTTGAGCATGTCAGTGATTTGAAGAGACCCTTTCGGAGATAGTCCGGAAAGGGTCTCTTCAGCCTCGCTACGGCTCTACAAGCCTGAGATTGTAGAGACCAGCAATGCCCCAGCCATCGATCAGGTTAAGCGGTGGGACAGGCGGGTTGGTGCCATCACCTTCATGCGGGAAGTTTGTCCAGATACTTTCGTTGACAGTGTGGAAGTTCTGTGGGCGATACATCAGGGTGAACGAAGGCACGTCGGTCAGATAAATCTCGACCAGCCGGGTATACATTTCTTTCAACCTGGCTTCATCGGTCTCATGCGGGATCAATTTCAACAGCTCATCCACCTCTGGGTTGGAGTATTGGCCCCAGTTACCGCTCCAGTTGCTCGGCATGCCGATCCACTCTGAGCTGAGCAGGTTGCGAATACGTCCCCATGGTTGCGTCGGGCCGGCGCCTGCGCTCCACATCATAAAGATCTCATAGCCAGCAGGTAAGGGGGTGTCAGATTTGGTGACGACTGTCTGATAAACCGACCACTCGGGGAAATTAGTAGTGATGTCAATACCAATCTGCTTGCCGGCTGCGGCGACAATCTCGATAGCAGCTTGCCAGTCAGACCAACCGTTGGGGCAGGTGGCCACATAGCTCAGCTTCTGACCGTTATACTCTCGCCATCCATCGCCGTCGGTATCAACAACCCCGCAGTCATCGAGCAGCTTCTTAGCCCCTTCAATATCGTTGCCCGTCCACTGCAAATGTGCAACCGCCTCGCGGTTGTACAGCGCCTGCTCAAAGGGCGTCGGGTTCATCAGGGAGCGCGGCACCTGCTCGAAAGTGGCGGACTGATTGGTCATGGCGTTGGCAATGATTGCTGAATAATCAACTGCAATTGCAATCGCCTTGCGAATGCAAACCTGATCCAGACCGGCAGCTTTCAGATTAAAGAACGCAGTTGGCAGGCTAGCGCCAATGTGATAGGGCGGTTCGGGTAGATAGGTGGAGATGGGCAGATTCTGCTTCTCCCACAGGTCCTGCACGTTAGAGTTGAATTGCTGGCTGACGTCCACTTCACCGGCGGCCAGGGCCGTTGAACCGGCTGCGTTGTCCTTGAAGATTACGTGCGCCAGGTACTTGGGCATCGGCAACTTGCCCCACATGCTGGGGTCTTGGCCCCAGTAATTGTCGTTGCGGACCAATACAACCTTAGTATCGTCGGCAAAGAATTTGCCATAGGGACCGGAATATACGACATCTTCCGCAGGATCGGCTAACAGTTTGGTAGGATCACCACCACTACGCTCTTCCAGCTTCTGCGTCCAGGCTTTCTGGATGACGTAGTACGTGCTCAGGTATGCCTGGACGATCAAAGGATTGACAGCCCGTCCGTTTGCATCGAGCTTTGCCTTGATCACAACAGTTTGTGGATCAACTGCTTCGATGGTCTCGATGTAATCCCTATTCGCAGCAGCAACCGCGGTTTCGTACTTCACATGCGTGGCCCAGGTGTAGGCG
This genomic window from Chloroflexus aurantiacus J-10-fl contains:
- a CDS encoding ABC transporter permease, with the translated sequence MKGYIRYFLNKLGWFVITFVFAFVLNFTLPRLMPGDPVAAIVARQAQGISNPTGVQAIYQQYTELFGTDKPIIEQFFIYVRNVFRGDFGFSFSQYPRTVAEVIGSSIGWTLILQFPAILVGWILGNLLGAMAAYLRGGFDKVLMPSALFLSSFPAFGMAVILLVIFAVYLKWFPTSGGYGYTLIPGLTPTFLWSAFIHYQLPFWSIVLIAIGGQAIGMRSMSIYELNADYVKFARFMGIKDDKIVTYVFRNAMLPQVTGLALSLGTMVGGALIAEIVFSYPGLGTTLLNAVMGQDYPLISAATLIITFMVLTANFILEILYGVIDPRIKAAQSD
- a CDS encoding ABC transporter substrate-binding protein, translating into MDPRRFFVEVPMKHRFSLLIVFMVSVILTACGPSPAPVGQPTTVQPAQAPTALTEASAPTQVAAPISADALPRKETLYFNGLQWGPVVGWNPYSNNNNNGMVIALQDSARVTMFETPYLYNMLDGKQYPLLADGDWTWNADRTEITFKIKSAARWSDGTPVTAEDVAYTWATHVKYETAVAAANRDYIETIEAVDPQTVVIKAKLDANGRAVNPLIVQAYLSTYYVIQKAWTQKLEERSGGDPTKLLADPAEDVVYSGPYGKFFADDTKVVLVRNDNYWGQDPSMWGKLPMPKYLAHVIFKDNAAGSTALAAGEVDVSQQFNSNVQDLWEKQNLPISTYLPEPPYHIGASLPTAFFNLKAAGLDQVCIRKAIAIAVDYSAIIANAMTNQSATFEQVPRSLMNPTPFEQALYNREAVAHLQWTGNDIEGAKKLLDDCGVVDTDGDGWREYNGQKLSYVATCPNGWSDWQAAIEIVAAAGKQIGIDITTNFPEWSVYQTVVTKSDTPLPAGYEIFMMWSAGAGPTQPWGRIRNLLSSEWIGMPSNWSGNWGQYSNPEVDELLKLIPHETDEARLKEMYTRLVEIYLTDVPSFTLMYRPQNFHTVNESIWTNFPHEGDGTNPPVPPLNLIDGWGIAGLYNLRLVEP